A single Danio aesculapii chromosome 19, fDanAes4.1, whole genome shotgun sequence DNA region contains:
- the LOC130246512 gene encoding ladderlectin-like → MMLGRFLLLFLFCMGNAAGQDEKCPCGWKNSGSRCFKFFSTSVNWNTAEKNCQSLGANLASVHKKADNIFLLSLVPASTRCWIGGHGGEQDGQWLWTDGSRFSYTNWCSGEPSKGNENCLEINWTSKRCWNNLGCSTALGYLCAKKL, encoded by the exons ATGATGCTGGGAAGATTTCTGCTGCTTTTCTTGTTCTGCATGGGGAATGCAGCAG GCCAAGATGAGAAATGCCCCTGTGGATGGAAAAATTCTGGATCTCGATGCTTTAAGTTTTTCTCCACGTCTGTTAACTGGAACACAGCAGAG AAAAACTGTCAAAGTCTTGGTGCGAATCTTGCTTCGGTGCATAAGAAAGCAGACAATATTTTTCTGCTGAGTTTGGTTCCTGCTTCCACGCGCTGCTGGATTGGTGGTCATGGTGGTGAACAA GATGGACAGTGGTTGTGGACTGATGGATCTAGGTTTAGTTATACCAACTGGTGCTCAGGAGAGCCTAGTAAGGGGAACGAGAACTGCTTGGAGATCAATTGGACAT CAAAGCGTTGCTGGAACAATCTGGGCTGTTCAACCGCATTGGGCTATTTGTGTGCTAAAAAACTGTGA
- the LOC130246459 gene encoding uncharacterized protein LOC130246459 isoform X2 yields MFFLCPVCKKAPHSLPGHLRKVCMRNSTKTEIQAVVIEAKKELSEFCHRGRFWEFGEIRDILDSTNPLDRMIAEMQSRGLVINNLPSLLPEPAQLTTSSVSQSSGEGPVEPPNEPLSDESSGEYYQSTVGPKWTSSVRVEMVKKGFYNKHSIDHPLLAGFNKDLHIDLGHKNSKQVVETVSRFLHYMDPTEPNLMFVCQVEKVREYFNILSDTKLSKWTVFNYWKSLKRFMKYIITSTDIRHNNPSLFQDCESFLDVLYEIESAMSKKVSMEVTGKKSELGNGKEILPKDCLAVLEAAFKDFQAVICKMQDPGAITGDCLTKNERLLVLYYLEAIIMLKLLQRPGVVTQMTVEDWEGRSRIENGVCVAVKEHKVLLSHEQELWFDLYFNEVRPAMLQENRTGDDVAVDSFFVSSSGRSIYNPSNDLKRLHDKYSLPSVTFGDAQRVFEAAAQNLKSEVERNVLARLFGHMPETAERNNMRKTSSDAFLALSVLDQLAGKTRQRSSRASSHETRVDEETAYKTLEQFCPVTLEGPPPKRARRNELCGSEHEKYCYDRWRNEQLKLREQHALEHFAGQQPSESKINRWMDKQGWTSNVPQASVVLKQWKPVARLDSVIDSSFVHKMILSQRWKGLTVRPVPDKGDGVFTKRPFQIGEVVCEYHGQLVSHEDGMAIVSTSGIRPGHLFFYKNKQHEAMCIDAHEESCQCHPMKFNYGRLIRHSSKRANIRPRLYVLNDRDIILFIATKDILSDEELLYNYGSKRRSFAGKGLELDWM; encoded by the exons ATGTTTTTCCTCTGCCCTGTGTGCAAAAAGGCTCCTCACTCTCTTCCTGGGCATCTCAGGAAGGTGTGTATGAGGAACAGCACAAAGACAGAGATCCAGGCTGTCGTCATAGAGGCCAAGAAGGAGTTGTCTGAATTCTGCCACAGAGGACGTTTCTGGGAGTTTGGAGAAATTCGTGACATATTGGACTCTACTAATCCTCTAGACAG GATGATTGCGGAGATGCAGTCAAGGGGGTTGGTCATTAATAACTTACCTTCACTCCTCCCGGAACCAGCTCAATTGACTACATCTTCTGTGTCTCAAAGCTCTGGAGAAGGTCCAGTTGAGCCTCCAAATGAGCCCTTATCTGACGAGAGCTCTGGAGAGTACTATCAGAG cactGTTGGACCGAAGTGGACCTCTTCCGTGAGGGTGGAAATGGTCAAAAAAGGCTTTTACAATAAGCACTCCATTGACCACCCCCTTCTAGCAGGATTTAATAAGGACCTGCACATTGACCTAGgacataaaaacagcaaacaagTA GTGGAAACAGTGTCCAGGTTCTTACATTACATGGACCCCACTGAGCCAAACTTGATGTTTGTTTGTCAGGTGGAGAAAGTGCGAGAGTACTTTAACATCTTGTCAGATACAAAGCTCTCAAAATGGACAGTGTTCAACTACTGGAAGAGTCTCAAGAG GTTCATGAAATACATTATTACCTCCACAGACATTCGCCACAACAATCCATCTCTGTTCCAGGACTGTGAGAGTTTTTTGGATGTGCTGTATGAAATAGAGAGTGCTATGTCCAAAAAAGTGAGCATGGAGGTCACAGGGAAAAAATCAGAGCTTGGGAATGGCAAAGAAATTTTGCCAAAGGACTGCCTTGCTGTTTTGGAGGCTGCATTCAAAGATTTCCAGGCCGTgatatgcaaaatgcaggatcCAGGAGCCATCACAGGGGACTGTTTGACTAAAAATGAACGGCTGCTCGTCCTGTACTACCTGGAGGCTATTATCATGCTGAAGCTACTTCAGCGACCTGGTGTAGTGACACAGATGACt GTTGAGGATTGGGAGGGGAGAAGCCGGATAGAGAATGGTGTCTGTGTTGCAGTGAAGGAGCACAAAGTATTGTTGTCACATGAACAGGAACTT TGGTTTGACTTGTACTTCAATGAGGTGCGGCCAGCAATGCTACAAGAAAACCGCACCGGCGACGATGTGGCAGTTGATTCATTTTTTGTATCAAGTAGTGGGAGATCGATTTATAACCCCTCCAATGACTTAAAAAGACTACATGACAA ATACAGTCTCCCCAGTGTGACCTTTGGTGATGCCCAGAGAGTGTTTGAGGCAGCAGCACAAAACCTGAAGTCAGAAGTGGAGAGAAATGTGTTGGCACGGCTGTTTGGGCACATGCCAGAAACAGCTGAAAGGAACAACATGAGGAAAACGTCTTCAGATGCATTTCTGGCTCTAAGTGTGCTAGATCAGCTTGCTGGAAAAACACG ACAAAGGTCCAGTAGAGCTTCCAGCCATGAGACAAGGGTGGACGAAGAGACAGCCTACAaaactcttgagcagttctgtccAGTGACTCTGGAGGGGCCTCCTCCAAAAAGGGCACGCAGGAATGAGCTGTGTGGCTCAGAACATGAGAAGTACTGCTATGACCGCTGGCGTAACGAGCAGCTGAAGCTGCGTGAACAGCATGCTCTTG AACATTTTGCTGGACAGCAGCCATCAGAGTCCAAAATAAACCGCTGGATGGACAAACAAGGGTGGACGTCAAATGTCCCACAGGCTTCAGTGGTTCTGAAGCAGTGGAAGCCTGTTGCCAGGTTGGACTCGGTCATCGACAGCAGCTTTGTGCATAAAATGATTTTGTCTCAACGCTGGAAAGGACTGACTGTCAGACCCGTCCCTGACAAGGGTGATGGTGTTTTCACCAAAAGACCCTTTCAAATTGGGGAGGTTGTCTGTGAATACCACGGCCAGCTGGTTAGCCATGAAGATGGGATGGCAATTGTTTCGACCAGCGGCATTAGACCtggacatttgtttttttataagaaCAAGCAACATGAAGCCATGTGCATTGACGCACATGAAGAAAGTTGCCAGTGCCATCCCATGAAGTTCAATTACGGACGCCTGATACGTCACTCCAGCAAAAGAGCCAATATCCGGCCCAGGCTGTATGTCCTTAATGATAGAGACATCATTCTCTTCATTGCCACAAAAGACATTTTGAGTGATGAGGAGTTACTCTATAATTATGGCTCAAAGAGGAGATCTTTTGCCGGGAAAGGGCTGGAATTGGACTGGATGTGA
- the LOC130246459 gene encoding uncharacterized protein LOC130246459 isoform X1 encodes MLFYYPHRSFHSSMFFLCPVCKKAPHSLPGHLRKVCMRNSTKTEIQAVVIEAKKELSEFCHRGRFWEFGEIRDILDSTNPLDRMIAEMQSRGLVINNLPSLLPEPAQLTTSSVSQSSGEGPVEPPNEPLSDESSGEYYQSTVGPKWTSSVRVEMVKKGFYNKHSIDHPLLAGFNKDLHIDLGHKNSKQVVETVSRFLHYMDPTEPNLMFVCQVEKVREYFNILSDTKLSKWTVFNYWKSLKRFMKYIITSTDIRHNNPSLFQDCESFLDVLYEIESAMSKKVSMEVTGKKSELGNGKEILPKDCLAVLEAAFKDFQAVICKMQDPGAITGDCLTKNERLLVLYYLEAIIMLKLLQRPGVVTQMTVEDWEGRSRIENGVCVAVKEHKVLLSHEQELWFDLYFNEVRPAMLQENRTGDDVAVDSFFVSSSGRSIYNPSNDLKRLHDKYSLPSVTFGDAQRVFEAAAQNLKSEVERNVLARLFGHMPETAERNNMRKTSSDAFLALSVLDQLAGKTRQRSSRASSHETRVDEETAYKTLEQFCPVTLEGPPPKRARRNELCGSEHEKYCYDRWRNEQLKLREQHALEHFAGQQPSESKINRWMDKQGWTSNVPQASVVLKQWKPVARLDSVIDSSFVHKMILSQRWKGLTVRPVPDKGDGVFTKRPFQIGEVVCEYHGQLVSHEDGMAIVSTSGIRPGHLFFYKNKQHEAMCIDAHEESCQCHPMKFNYGRLIRHSSKRANIRPRLYVLNDRDIILFIATKDILSDEELLYNYGSKRRSFAGKGLELDWM; translated from the exons ATGTTGTTTTATTATCCACACAGATCCTTTCACAGCAGCATGTTTTTCCTCTGCCCTGTGTGCAAAAAGGCTCCTCACTCTCTTCCTGGGCATCTCAGGAAGGTGTGTATGAGGAACAGCACAAAGACAGAGATCCAGGCTGTCGTCATAGAGGCCAAGAAGGAGTTGTCTGAATTCTGCCACAGAGGACGTTTCTGGGAGTTTGGAGAAATTCGTGACATATTGGACTCTACTAATCCTCTAGACAG GATGATTGCGGAGATGCAGTCAAGGGGGTTGGTCATTAATAACTTACCTTCACTCCTCCCGGAACCAGCTCAATTGACTACATCTTCTGTGTCTCAAAGCTCTGGAGAAGGTCCAGTTGAGCCTCCAAATGAGCCCTTATCTGACGAGAGCTCTGGAGAGTACTATCAGAG cactGTTGGACCGAAGTGGACCTCTTCCGTGAGGGTGGAAATGGTCAAAAAAGGCTTTTACAATAAGCACTCCATTGACCACCCCCTTCTAGCAGGATTTAATAAGGACCTGCACATTGACCTAGgacataaaaacagcaaacaagTA GTGGAAACAGTGTCCAGGTTCTTACATTACATGGACCCCACTGAGCCAAACTTGATGTTTGTTTGTCAGGTGGAGAAAGTGCGAGAGTACTTTAACATCTTGTCAGATACAAAGCTCTCAAAATGGACAGTGTTCAACTACTGGAAGAGTCTCAAGAG GTTCATGAAATACATTATTACCTCCACAGACATTCGCCACAACAATCCATCTCTGTTCCAGGACTGTGAGAGTTTTTTGGATGTGCTGTATGAAATAGAGAGTGCTATGTCCAAAAAAGTGAGCATGGAGGTCACAGGGAAAAAATCAGAGCTTGGGAATGGCAAAGAAATTTTGCCAAAGGACTGCCTTGCTGTTTTGGAGGCTGCATTCAAAGATTTCCAGGCCGTgatatgcaaaatgcaggatcCAGGAGCCATCACAGGGGACTGTTTGACTAAAAATGAACGGCTGCTCGTCCTGTACTACCTGGAGGCTATTATCATGCTGAAGCTACTTCAGCGACCTGGTGTAGTGACACAGATGACt GTTGAGGATTGGGAGGGGAGAAGCCGGATAGAGAATGGTGTCTGTGTTGCAGTGAAGGAGCACAAAGTATTGTTGTCACATGAACAGGAACTT TGGTTTGACTTGTACTTCAATGAGGTGCGGCCAGCAATGCTACAAGAAAACCGCACCGGCGACGATGTGGCAGTTGATTCATTTTTTGTATCAAGTAGTGGGAGATCGATTTATAACCCCTCCAATGACTTAAAAAGACTACATGACAA ATACAGTCTCCCCAGTGTGACCTTTGGTGATGCCCAGAGAGTGTTTGAGGCAGCAGCACAAAACCTGAAGTCAGAAGTGGAGAGAAATGTGTTGGCACGGCTGTTTGGGCACATGCCAGAAACAGCTGAAAGGAACAACATGAGGAAAACGTCTTCAGATGCATTTCTGGCTCTAAGTGTGCTAGATCAGCTTGCTGGAAAAACACG ACAAAGGTCCAGTAGAGCTTCCAGCCATGAGACAAGGGTGGACGAAGAGACAGCCTACAaaactcttgagcagttctgtccAGTGACTCTGGAGGGGCCTCCTCCAAAAAGGGCACGCAGGAATGAGCTGTGTGGCTCAGAACATGAGAAGTACTGCTATGACCGCTGGCGTAACGAGCAGCTGAAGCTGCGTGAACAGCATGCTCTTG AACATTTTGCTGGACAGCAGCCATCAGAGTCCAAAATAAACCGCTGGATGGACAAACAAGGGTGGACGTCAAATGTCCCACAGGCTTCAGTGGTTCTGAAGCAGTGGAAGCCTGTTGCCAGGTTGGACTCGGTCATCGACAGCAGCTTTGTGCATAAAATGATTTTGTCTCAACGCTGGAAAGGACTGACTGTCAGACCCGTCCCTGACAAGGGTGATGGTGTTTTCACCAAAAGACCCTTTCAAATTGGGGAGGTTGTCTGTGAATACCACGGCCAGCTGGTTAGCCATGAAGATGGGATGGCAATTGTTTCGACCAGCGGCATTAGACCtggacatttgtttttttataagaaCAAGCAACATGAAGCCATGTGCATTGACGCACATGAAGAAAGTTGCCAGTGCCATCCCATGAAGTTCAATTACGGACGCCTGATACGTCACTCCAGCAAAAGAGCCAATATCCGGCCCAGGCTGTATGTCCTTAATGATAGAGACATCATTCTCTTCATTGCCACAAAAGACATTTTGAGTGATGAGGAGTTACTCTATAATTATGGCTCAAAGAGGAGATCTTTTGCCGGGAAAGGGCTGGAATTGGACTGGATGTGA